The Citrifermentans bemidjiense Bem genome window below encodes:
- the nrfD gene encoding NrfD/PsrC family molybdoenzyme membrane anchor subunit: MTAAKIIINEIKGYHRFVKFLIVLVSLGALASLVRFVFGLGVTTNLNDTFPWGLWISFDVVTAVPLAAGAFTLGAIVHCFHIKKLEPLVRPAIVTGFLGYSLVCVGLLLDLGQPQRCWHTMVYWNPHSPMFEVSMCIAAYTTVLFLEFLSPVCEKFGYHVPLRLLRTIEMPLVIAAASISTLHQSSLGTFFLIAVDKLHSLWYNPLLPLLFWVSAMCAGISIIIVEATMSHKWMGQPDESELLETLAKILPWVITAYLTLKLFSLFALTEGPLFNRPGLVALFAVEMLGGVIAPLVMLMNGNVRENNRLRATAAWLVIAGVILNRFNVSMFGMEAPGTFYYPSFIESLVTVGIIAAHILFFVLIAKYFPIFEHHPETVDYSIPDNFHKTDKGPAVHGKVAGEA, encoded by the coding sequence ATGACCGCTGCAAAGATAATCATCAACGAGATCAAGGGATACCACCGCTTCGTGAAATTCCTGATCGTCCTGGTATCGCTGGGCGCGCTAGCCTCCCTGGTCCGCTTCGTGTTCGGCCTCGGGGTCACCACCAACCTGAACGACACCTTCCCCTGGGGGCTTTGGATCTCCTTCGACGTCGTCACCGCCGTACCACTGGCGGCGGGCGCCTTCACCCTCGGGGCCATCGTGCACTGCTTCCACATCAAGAAGCTTGAGCCGCTGGTGCGTCCGGCCATCGTGACCGGCTTCCTCGGCTACTCCCTTGTCTGCGTGGGGCTTCTGCTCGACCTGGGGCAGCCGCAGCGCTGCTGGCACACCATGGTGTACTGGAACCCGCACTCCCCGATGTTCGAGGTTTCCATGTGCATCGCCGCGTACACCACGGTGCTCTTCCTCGAGTTCCTGTCGCCGGTCTGCGAGAAGTTCGGCTACCACGTGCCGTTGAGGCTGCTCCGGACCATCGAGATGCCGCTCGTCATCGCGGCGGCCTCCATCTCGACCTTGCACCAGTCTTCGCTCGGGACCTTCTTCCTGATCGCGGTCGATAAGCTGCACAGCCTCTGGTACAACCCGCTCCTGCCGCTGCTCTTCTGGGTTTCGGCCATGTGCGCCGGCATCTCCATCATCATCGTGGAAGCGACCATGAGCCACAAATGGATGGGGCAGCCCGACGAGAGCGAGCTTTTGGAGACTCTGGCGAAGATCCTCCCCTGGGTCATCACCGCGTACCTGACCCTGAAGCTCTTCTCCCTCTTCGCGCTGACCGAGGGGCCGCTCTTCAACCGTCCGGGGCTGGTGGCGCTTTTCGCTGTCGAGATGCTGGGCGGGGTGATCGCGCCCCTGGTGATGCTGATGAACGGCAACGTGCGCGAGAACAACCGCCTGCGCGCTACCGCCGCCTGGCTCGTCATCGCAGGCGTCATCTTGAACCGCTTCAACGTATCGATGTTCGGGATGGAGGCTCCGGGAACCTTCTACTACCCCTCCTTCATCGAGAGCCTGGTGACCGTCGGCATCATCGCGGCGCACATCCTGTTCTTCGTTCTGATCGCGAAGTACTTCCCGATCTTCGAGCACCATCCGGAGACCGTTGACTACTCGATCCCGGACAACTTCCACAAGACCGACAAGGGTCCTGCAGTACACGGCAAGGTCGCCGGCGAAGCCTAG
- a CDS encoding 4Fe-4S dicluster domain-containing protein yields MSETNQDFNKSKAFLIDMTKCTGCRGCQVACKQWNQLDAEKTEFFNGEGYQNPPLMSEHTFTRIKFRDYEKNGQNEFAFYKEMCMHCNEPACASVCPVGAFKKTKEGPVVYDAKRCIGCRFCMVACPFGVPKYEWSKAFPLVRKCTGCYSRIKEGLKPACATTCVSAITYGDRGEMIKEANKRIATRPEKYLKKLYGAEEAGGTSVIYLTALPFDELGFKPVTKRPLPSYTWQALRLVPGIFLTVGSSLSLLSWFNHRKERIAKEEEQRKSGATPKEES; encoded by the coding sequence ATGAGCGAGACCAACCAGGATTTCAACAAGAGCAAGGCGTTCTTGATCGACATGACCAAGTGCACCGGCTGCCGCGGCTGCCAGGTCGCCTGCAAGCAATGGAACCAGCTCGACGCCGAGAAGACGGAGTTCTTCAACGGCGAGGGTTACCAGAACCCGCCGCTTATGTCGGAGCACACCTTTACCCGCATCAAGTTCCGCGACTACGAGAAGAACGGGCAGAACGAGTTCGCCTTCTACAAAGAGATGTGCATGCACTGCAACGAGCCGGCGTGCGCCTCCGTCTGCCCGGTCGGCGCCTTCAAGAAGACCAAGGAAGGCCCCGTCGTCTACGACGCCAAGCGCTGCATCGGCTGCCGTTTCTGCATGGTCGCCTGCCCGTTCGGGGTTCCCAAGTACGAGTGGAGCAAGGCATTTCCGCTGGTGAGAAAATGCACCGGCTGCTACTCCAGGATCAAGGAAGGGCTGAAGCCCGCCTGCGCCACCACCTGCGTCTCCGCCATCACCTACGGCGACCGCGGGGAGATGATCAAGGAGGCGAACAAGCGCATCGCCACCCGCCCCGAGAAGTACCTGAAGAAGCTCTACGGAGCCGAAGAGGCGGGTGGGACCAGCGTCATCTACCTGACCGCGCTCCCCTTCGACGAGCTAGGGTTCAAACCGGTCACCAAGAGGCCGCTCCCGTCCTACACCTGGCAGGCGCTGCGCCTCGTGCCGGGGATCTTCCTGACTGTCGGCAGTTCGCTCTCGCTCCTTTCCTGGTTCAACCACAGGAAAGAAAGGATCGCCAAGGAAGAGGAACAGAGAAAATCCGGCGCAACGCCTAAGGAGGAGAGCTAG
- the fdnG gene encoding formate dehydrogenase-N subunit alpha → MAVSRREFLQGGALATALVLSGKKAEAGGADAPQMRTKGLKSSTTICPFCAVGCGLVVHTKNGKIVNIEGDTQHPINQGALCSKGSALFQVANNERRLQKVMYRAPGSDKFEEKSWDWALERISQKMKETRDKTFKAKEINKKDNKEYVVNRTEGMAFLGGAGLDNEECYLWSKFARSMGVANLEHQARIUHSATVAGLAASFGRGAMTNHWIDLKNADAILAIGCNPAENHPISMKWIEAAMDNGGKLLAVDPRFTRTGSKADHYAQIRPGTDIAFLGGMINFALQNNMIHEEYVREYTNASFIVNEKYDFNEGIFCAFDDQEKTYDPKAWAYAVDGSGNPKRDKSLKDPRCVYQQLKKHYSRYTVDMVCSITGTKKEDYVAVAKAFCSTGRADKAGTILYAMGITQSTHGTQNVRATAMLQMLLGNIGIAGGGVNALRGESNVQGSSDYGLLFHLLPGYLKSPEFDNVDLKAYLEKWTPKTKDAKSANWWGNTPKYTVSLLKAWYGDNATAENGFCYDYLPKRSGNYSFMKLMEKMGKGELQGLVCMGQNPAVGGPDSLKTREALGKLDWLVTVDLWETETSIFWKRPGVNPKDIKTEVFMLPAASSVEKEGSISNSGRWAQWRYKAAEPVGDAKSDLWIIDQFAKHVKKAYQKGGTFPEPITKLSWNYGEGHEPEVHLVAKEINGYFTKDMTIVDKDKTLEFKKGDQVPMFKYLQDDGSTVSGCWIYCGSYTKDGNQMARRDATDPTGLGMFPKWSWCWPVNRRIIYNRASVNPDGAPFNPKRAVIAWDALEKKWKGDVPDGPWPPMNDAKEGKYPFIMVPEGHGRLYALDMKDGPFPEHYEPIESPAKNLLSKVQSNPAVKVPANMSSDLNKYPFVGTTYRMTEHWQAGAMTRSLPWLVELVPTMFVEISQTLASSKGINNGDQVKITTERGSIEAKALVTTRLKPFNVQGKMVEQVGLPWHFGYAGLATGDSGNVLTPSVGCANTSIPEFKAFLCNIEKGGKRA, encoded by the coding sequence ATGGCTGTTTCACGGAGGGAGTTTCTGCAGGGAGGGGCGCTGGCTACGGCACTGGTCCTTTCCGGCAAAAAAGCGGAAGCGGGCGGAGCCGATGCCCCGCAGATGCGCACCAAGGGGCTGAAAAGCTCGACCACCATCTGTCCTTTCTGCGCGGTAGGTTGTGGGCTTGTGGTGCATACCAAGAACGGCAAGATCGTCAACATCGAGGGGGACACCCAGCATCCGATCAACCAGGGTGCGCTTTGCTCGAAAGGTAGCGCGCTGTTCCAGGTCGCCAACAACGAGCGCCGCCTGCAGAAGGTCATGTACCGTGCTCCCGGCAGCGACAAGTTCGAAGAGAAGAGCTGGGATTGGGCGCTGGAGCGGATCAGCCAGAAGATGAAGGAGACCCGCGACAAGACCTTCAAGGCCAAAGAGATCAACAAGAAGGACAACAAGGAATACGTCGTGAACCGCACCGAAGGGATGGCTTTCCTGGGCGGCGCCGGTCTCGACAACGAGGAGTGCTACCTCTGGAGCAAGTTTGCCCGCTCTATGGGGGTCGCGAACCTCGAACACCAAGCCCGAATATGACACTCCGCTACAGTCGCCGGTCTGGCGGCTTCGTTTGGACGTGGGGCAATGACCAACCACTGGATTGACCTGAAGAACGCCGATGCCATCCTGGCCATCGGTTGCAACCCTGCAGAAAACCACCCGATCTCGATGAAATGGATCGAGGCGGCTATGGATAACGGCGGCAAGCTTCTCGCCGTCGACCCGCGCTTCACCAGGACCGGCTCCAAGGCCGATCACTACGCGCAGATCCGTCCCGGCACCGACATCGCCTTTTTGGGCGGGATGATCAACTTCGCGCTGCAGAACAACATGATCCACGAGGAGTACGTCCGCGAGTACACCAACGCCTCCTTCATCGTAAACGAGAAGTACGACTTCAACGAGGGTATCTTCTGCGCCTTCGACGACCAGGAGAAGACCTATGACCCGAAGGCCTGGGCCTACGCGGTCGACGGCTCCGGCAACCCCAAGCGCGACAAGTCGCTGAAGGACCCGCGCTGCGTCTACCAGCAGCTGAAGAAGCACTACTCCCGCTACACCGTCGACATGGTCTGCTCCATCACCGGCACCAAGAAGGAAGACTACGTCGCCGTCGCCAAGGCATTCTGCTCCACCGGGCGCGCCGACAAGGCCGGCACCATCCTCTACGCGATGGGTATCACACAGTCCACCCACGGCACCCAGAACGTCCGCGCGACCGCCATGCTGCAGATGCTTTTGGGCAACATCGGCATCGCCGGCGGCGGCGTGAATGCGCTGCGCGGCGAGAGCAACGTACAGGGCTCCTCCGATTACGGCCTGCTCTTCCACCTGCTCCCGGGCTACCTGAAGTCCCCTGAGTTCGACAACGTCGACCTGAAGGCCTACCTGGAGAAGTGGACCCCGAAGACCAAAGACGCAAAGAGCGCCAACTGGTGGGGGAACACCCCGAAGTACACGGTGAGCCTCCTCAAAGCCTGGTACGGCGACAACGCCACCGCGGAGAACGGCTTCTGCTACGACTACCTCCCCAAGAGAAGCGGCAACTACTCCTTCATGAAGCTGATGGAGAAGATGGGCAAGGGCGAACTGCAGGGCCTCGTCTGCATGGGGCAGAACCCGGCGGTAGGCGGCCCGGATTCCCTGAAGACCCGCGAGGCGCTGGGAAAACTCGACTGGCTCGTCACCGTCGACCTCTGGGAGACCGAGACCTCCATCTTCTGGAAGCGCCCCGGCGTGAACCCGAAGGACATCAAGACCGAGGTCTTCATGCTGCCGGCAGCCTCCTCCGTCGAGAAGGAAGGCTCCATCTCCAACTCCGGCCGCTGGGCCCAGTGGCGCTACAAGGCTGCGGAACCGGTAGGGGATGCGAAGAGCGACCTCTGGATCATCGATCAGTTCGCGAAGCACGTGAAGAAGGCGTACCAGAAAGGGGGAACCTTCCCCGAGCCGATCACCAAGCTCTCCTGGAACTACGGCGAAGGCCACGAGCCTGAAGTGCACCTGGTCGCCAAGGAGATCAACGGCTACTTCACCAAGGACATGACCATCGTCGACAAGGACAAGACCCTCGAGTTCAAGAAGGGTGACCAGGTCCCGATGTTCAAGTACCTGCAGGACGACGGCTCCACCGTCTCCGGCTGCTGGATCTACTGCGGCTCCTACACGAAAGACGGCAACCAGATGGCCCGCCGCGACGCCACCGACCCGACCGGGCTCGGCATGTTCCCGAAGTGGTCCTGGTGCTGGCCGGTCAACCGCCGCATCATCTACAACAGGGCCTCCGTTAACCCGGACGGCGCGCCGTTCAACCCCAAGCGCGCGGTCATCGCCTGGGACGCGCTGGAGAAGAAGTGGAAAGGCGACGTGCCCGACGGCCCCTGGCCGCCGATGAACGACGCGAAGGAAGGGAAGTACCCCTTCATCATGGTTCCTGAAGGTCACGGCCGCCTCTACGCGCTAGACATGAAGGACGGTCCGTTCCCCGAGCACTACGAGCCGATCGAAAGCCCGGCCAAGAACCTCTTGTCCAAGGTGCAGAGCAACCCGGCGGTCAAGGTCCCGGCCAACATGTCCAGCGACCTGAACAAGTACCCGTTCGTCGGCACCACCTACAGGATGACCGAGCACTGGCAGGCAGGCGCCATGACCCGCAGCCTTCCCTGGCTGGTGGAGCTGGTCCCGACCATGTTCGTCGAGATCTCCCAGACCCTCGCCTCCTCCAAGGGGATCAACAACGGCGACCAGGTGAAGATCACCACCGAGCGCGGTTCCATCGAGGCGAAGGCCCTGGTCACCACCAGGCTCAAGCCCTTCAACGTGCAGGGGAAAATGGTAGAGCAGGTGGGCCTTCCCTGGCACTTCGGTTATGCAGGTCTCGCTACCGGCGACTCGGGCAACGTCCTGACCCCGTCCGTCGGCTGCGCCAATACGAGCATCCCCGAATTCAAGGCATTCCTCTGCAACATCGAGAAAGGGGGTAAACGCGCATGA
- a CDS encoding sigma-54-dependent transcriptional regulator, whose amino-acid sequence MRQEKILICDDEEGILIYLKKLLQTQGYQVETFNGGAALLRRLKEGDPSDADLLLQDVRMPDMDGITVLKEVKALRPSLPIVIMTAFGTIDAAVEAIKMGAYDYVTKPFPKEKILSVLKNALEKEQLLQENRALKSELEKPILQESIIFRSAAFQEIYDLTLQVAASEANILVLGESGTGKELIAGAIHYNSLRRDRRFLSINCAALTDTLLESQLFGHVRGAFTGAVAAQKGLLEEADGGTLFMDEIGDMTLPIQAKLLRVIQERDFIPVGSTRPKSADIRFVAATNKNLEQEVQEGRFREDLFYRLNVINIPLPPLRERKDDVEPLALHFLKKYSLKMKKQVTTLAPEALQLLYGYDWPGNIRELENVMERAVILARTQTVTAKELPIWRKQPQKVEAPRGEAQFVSLENVEKEAIERTLSGTGYHKSRSAEILGISRKTLDRKIVEYRITIPS is encoded by the coding sequence ATGAGACAGGAAAAGATTCTTATCTGCGACGACGAGGAAGGGATCCTCATCTATCTGAAGAAGCTGCTGCAGACCCAGGGCTACCAGGTGGAGACCTTCAACGGGGGCGCGGCGCTCCTGCGCCGCCTTAAGGAGGGGGACCCCTCGGACGCGGACCTCCTTTTGCAGGACGTAAGGATGCCGGACATGGACGGCATCACCGTGCTCAAGGAGGTCAAGGCGCTCCGCCCCTCGCTTCCCATCGTCATCATGACCGCCTTCGGGACCATAGACGCGGCGGTCGAGGCGATCAAGATGGGCGCCTACGACTACGTCACCAAGCCCTTTCCCAAGGAGAAGATCCTGAGCGTCCTCAAAAACGCCCTGGAAAAGGAGCAGCTCTTGCAGGAGAACCGGGCGCTCAAGAGCGAGCTGGAGAAGCCGATCCTGCAGGAATCGATCATCTTCAGAAGCGCCGCCTTCCAGGAGATCTACGACCTCACCCTGCAGGTCGCGGCCAGCGAAGCCAACATCCTGGTCCTGGGCGAATCGGGGACCGGCAAGGAGCTCATTGCCGGCGCCATCCACTACAACAGCTTAAGGCGCGACCGGCGCTTTCTCTCCATCAACTGCGCGGCCCTCACCGATACGCTCCTGGAGAGCCAGCTCTTCGGGCACGTCCGGGGCGCCTTCACCGGCGCGGTCGCAGCGCAGAAGGGACTCTTGGAGGAGGCCGACGGCGGCACCCTCTTCATGGACGAGATCGGCGACATGACCCTCCCCATCCAGGCAAAGCTTTTGCGCGTGATCCAGGAGCGTGATTTCATCCCGGTTGGGTCGACCCGCCCGAAAAGCGCCGATATCCGCTTCGTGGCAGCCACCAACAAGAATCTGGAGCAGGAGGTTCAGGAGGGGCGATTCCGCGAGGACCTCTTCTACCGTCTGAACGTGATCAACATCCCGCTGCCGCCGCTTAGGGAGAGAAAGGACGACGTGGAACCCCTGGCGCTGCATTTCCTGAAGAAGTACAGCCTGAAGATGAAGAAGCAGGTAACCACCTTGGCACCCGAGGCGCTGCAGCTCCTTTACGGCTACGACTGGCCCGGCAACATCAGGGAGCTGGAAAACGTCATGGAGCGCGCAGTCATCCTGGCCCGGACCCAGACGGTCACCGCGAAGGAGCTTCCCATCTGGCGCAAACAGCCCCAAAAGGTTGAAGCGCCGCGCGGCGAGGCGCAGTTCGTCTCGCTGGAAAACGTGGAGAAGGAAGCCATCGAGCGGACCCTGTCCGGAACCGGGTACCACAAGAGCAGGTCGGCCGAGATCCTGGGCATCTCCAGAAAAACCCTGGACCGCAAGATCGTCGAATACCGCATCACCATTCCCTCATGA
- a CDS encoding cache domain-containing protein, translating to MTLPKLRFPIKTKLTVATLIPLGIAILICWMAGVFILSSKVAAQAQEKVRYDLSVAREAYQSELSRIYDVVKLTASFGRTAETIASGDRRAVSESLSSLRASERLDILAAVDASGKVIFRANNPELRGDDKTRNQFVARALKGEIASGTTILPSSELELEGDSLVRQARIFPAAGTPVQLNGAMFLLVAAPVRDKAGNLLGALYGGVLLNNNQKLVDRIRSVVYEGARKNGRDVGNSTIFQGDIRIATNVPNTDGSRAVGTRLSAPVQERVLLKGAKWVGRAFVVNDWYLTAYEPILSLQGVPIGALYVGMLESQYSAVKIDMAVLLSFVLLVSGLVGVSMAGFLGRKLSQPIRELDLLARRVAAGERNVKSSIDSRDEIGDLAVRFNDMSRSLVEREDSIIELNRNLEEKVQSRTAELEEKNRLLVQTREELLRVEKLAAIGELAAGVAHEINNPMAIIRGNTELLQLSVPEEAPIREEVDTIFQQVKRVERIVSNLLKFARREQMEAGAVRLNELLHEIVGQIGHQVSLERIEIAEQYAESVAQVEGDADQLRQVFTNLVLNAVQAMPSGGVLSVRTQQVEPAGSYEVKVGDTGVGIALENLRQVFNPFYTTKANGTGLGLSVSYGIVREHGGRIDVESVPGGGSTFTVVLPRSQTPGA from the coding sequence ATGACTCTTCCCAAGCTGCGCTTTCCCATAAAGACCAAGCTCACCGTGGCGACGCTCATCCCGCTGGGGATAGCGATCCTCATCTGCTGGATGGCCGGGGTCTTCATTTTGAGCTCCAAGGTCGCCGCCCAGGCCCAGGAGAAGGTCCGCTACGACCTGAGTGTCGCCCGCGAGGCTTACCAGAGCGAGCTTTCGCGCATCTACGACGTGGTGAAGCTCACCGCCTCCTTCGGCAGGACCGCCGAGACCATCGCCTCCGGCGACCGGCGGGCGGTGAGCGAGTCGCTTTCTTCATTGCGCGCCAGCGAGCGCCTGGACATCCTCGCCGCCGTAGACGCCTCGGGAAAGGTGATCTTCAGGGCCAACAACCCCGAGCTGCGCGGCGACGACAAGACCCGCAACCAGTTCGTAGCGCGCGCTTTGAAGGGGGAGATCGCCAGCGGCACCACCATCCTCCCCTCTTCCGAGCTTGAGCTCGAAGGAGACAGCCTGGTGCGCCAGGCGCGCATCTTCCCCGCCGCAGGAACCCCGGTGCAGCTAAACGGCGCCATGTTCCTCCTGGTCGCGGCACCGGTGCGGGACAAGGCGGGGAACCTGCTGGGGGCGCTCTACGGCGGGGTGCTCCTCAACAACAACCAGAAGCTCGTGGACCGGATCCGCTCCGTGGTCTACGAGGGGGCGCGGAAAAACGGCCGGGACGTTGGTAACTCCACCATCTTCCAGGGGGACATAAGGATCGCCACCAACGTCCCCAACACCGACGGCAGCCGGGCCGTCGGCACCAGGCTCTCCGCGCCGGTCCAGGAGCGGGTGCTCCTCAAGGGGGCCAAGTGGGTCGGGCGCGCCTTCGTGGTGAACGACTGGTACCTGACCGCCTACGAACCGATCCTCTCGCTGCAGGGGGTCCCGATCGGCGCCCTCTACGTGGGGATGCTGGAGAGCCAGTATTCGGCGGTCAAGATCGACATGGCCGTCCTTTTGAGCTTCGTCCTTTTGGTGAGCGGCCTGGTGGGGGTCTCCATGGCCGGGTTCCTGGGGAGGAAGCTCTCCCAGCCCATACGGGAGTTGGACCTTCTGGCGCGACGCGTAGCCGCAGGCGAGCGCAACGTGAAAAGCAGCATCGACTCCCGGGACGAGATCGGCGACCTGGCGGTGCGGTTCAACGACATGAGCCGTTCGCTCGTGGAGCGCGAGGACTCGATCATCGAACTGAACCGCAACCTGGAAGAGAAGGTGCAGTCGAGAACGGCGGAACTGGAGGAGAAGAACCGGCTCCTGGTGCAGACCCGCGAGGAGTTGTTGCGGGTGGAGAAGCTGGCGGCGATAGGCGAGCTGGCTGCGGGGGTCGCGCACGAGATCAACAACCCGATGGCGATCATCCGCGGCAACACGGAGTTGTTGCAGCTCTCGGTGCCGGAGGAAGCCCCGATCCGTGAGGAAGTGGACACCATTTTCCAGCAGGTGAAAAGGGTGGAGCGGATCGTATCGAACCTGTTGAAATTCGCCAGGCGCGAGCAGATGGAAGCTGGAGCCGTGCGGCTGAACGAGCTCTTGCACGAGATCGTGGGCCAGATCGGGCACCAGGTGTCGCTTGAGAGGATAGAGATAGCGGAGCAGTATGCGGAGAGCGTGGCGCAGGTGGAGGGGGATGCGGACCAGTTGCGTCAGGTGTTCACCAACCTGGTCTTGAACGCGGTGCAGGCGATGCCGTCAGGGGGCGTTCTCTCGGTGAGGACCCAGCAGGTGGAGCCCGCGGGGAGCTACGAGGTAAAAGTCGGCGACACCGGGGTCGGCATCGCGCTGGAGAACCTGAGACAGGTATTCAACCCCTTCTACACCACCAAGGCCAACGGCACCGGCCTCGGACTTTCCGTATCCTACGGCATCGTCCGGGAGCATGGAGGGCGCATCGACGTCGAGAGCGTCCCGGGCGGCGGGAGCACCTTCACCGTGGTGCTCCCGCGCTCCCAAACGCCGGGGGCCTAG
- a CDS encoding MOSC domain-containing protein: protein MTGKIIAVNVSLNKGERKTPVPEVMLRENHGIEGDAHAGDWHRQVSLLAQESIAKMVAMGLDVKEGDFAENITTEGVDLVHLPIGTRMQLGETLLEVTQIGKECHNRCAIYYQAGDCVMPKEGIFAKVLKGGVVRPGDAVAIL from the coding sequence ATGACTGGAAAAATCATCGCGGTGAACGTGAGCCTCAACAAGGGTGAGCGGAAGACACCCGTTCCCGAGGTCATGCTGCGGGAAAACCACGGCATCGAAGGGGACGCGCACGCAGGCGACTGGCACCGCCAGGTGAGCCTCCTGGCTCAGGAGAGCATTGCCAAGATGGTGGCCATGGGGCTCGACGTGAAAGAGGGAGACTTCGCCGAGAACATCACCACCGAAGGGGTGGACCTGGTGCATCTCCCGATCGGGACACGGATGCAGCTGGGGGAGACGCTTTTGGAGGTGACCCAGATCGGCAAGGAGTGTCATAACCGCTGCGCCATCTACTACCAGGCCGGCGACTGCGTCATGCCCAAGGAAGGGATCTTCGCCAAGGTGCTGAAGGGGGGCGTGGTGCGCCCCGGTGATGCGGTGGCGATACTCTAG